From the genome of Treponema peruense:
TGCAATGATGAGAGAAATGTCTGATGAAAAAATCAAGATAGTTTCCATCGAAGATCCGGTTGAATTTGTTGTAGACGGTGTAAACCAGATTCAGATTAACGAACAGATTGGTCTTGGTTTTGACTCGATTTTACGGAGGGTACTCAGACAGGATCCGAATGTAATTATGGTCGGAGAAATTCGCGACAGGGCTACAGCAGAACTTTCGGTACGTGCCGCCCTTACAGGACATCTTGTTCTTTCGACGATTCATACAAATGATGCAGCCGGTTCCATAACACGACTCAGAGATATGGGAATAGAACCTTTTCTTATTGCATCAGTTCTTAAGGGAACAATTGCCCAGCGTCTTGTAAGAAAATATTCGGCAGAAAAAGAAAAGTTTGAAGGCCGCATAATCATATCGGAAACATTCAGAACAGATGATAAACTTTCAGAAATAATTTCAACAGACTGCAGGGAAAAAGCAATCAGGGATTATCTTGCAGAAACAGGAATGTGTTTTTTGAAAGATGATGCGCTCAAAAAAATTTCACTAGGTCTTACGACACGGGCCGAAGCTGAAAGGGAAATTATTTTTTAGTTTACGGACGAACACAACTCTGTCCGGGGAGGCAATTATCAGCAACTACAAATGCACTGTAAGTGATATTTCAGGAAAAATCCTTACAATATATAGAAATGCAGAGTCGAAAAATGAAGTAGAAAATTTTATTTTTTCACAGGGAATGTTTCCGCTGAAAATATGCACTTTTACCGAACGTTGGGTTTACAAGAAAAAACAAATTGGAACAAAACGGCTTCTTGAGTTCACCGAAATTATGAACCAGTTGATAGAATCTGGATTATCAATAAGGGATGCACTGGAAGTATCGGCAGAAATAGAAAACACGGATAAAACCGAAATAAAAATCGCACAAAAACTATTATCAATGATTAACAGTGGCAAAACATTTTCAGACTCAGTCAACGAACTTACATACATCTTTCCTGAGTTCTACCGCGGGTTCGTTTTGATTGGTGACAAAATAGGTTCTGTAGAAGAAATATTCCCCAGGCTTATGTTGTATCTTTCTGAATCAAGAAAAATGCAGGAAAAAATTACAGGTGCACTTCTCTATCCTGCATTCATTCTGACTGCAGCATCCTTTGGAATTGCAGGACTTGGAATATTTGTACTTCCAAAATTAACACTTATGTTTCACGAACTTGGTGAAGGAACAGAAAGCATTGAACGCGGCCTTTTTAAAATCAAAGCCGGCATCATCTTTGTACTGGTCGTTATCACAGTCGGAATACTTATTTGTAAAAGTCTTTCGTTTATTGCCAAATATGAACCCAAAGTAAAAGAATTTATAGATAGAGCAAAAATTTCACTGCCGGTTATCGGAAAGATAATTACTGATTTTGAATCGCTAAACTTTTCGTTTGCAATGGAAACTTTGACTTCGGCAAATATTTCTATTGAGCATGCAATTGAACAATCCATGAAAGTAATAAAAAATTCAGCCTATTCAGGAGAATTAAAAAAAGCAAACGAAAAAATAAAAAAAGGCCAGTCAATGGCACAGTCATTCAGCTGCCAGAAATATTTTCCCGGCTATATGCAAAAATGGATAGAAGTAGGAGAAAAGTCAGCAAATACTGAACAGGTATTCTCACAGATACGCAAACATTTTCAGAACAAAATAAACTCACTCACCCAAAGGTTTTCATCCCTTGTTGAACCGGCTGTAATTTTGCTTCTTGGTTCCATAATTCTTGCTGTTGTTGTTACAGTAATTCTGCCTGTATTCAATATGTACGGAAACCTTCTGTAAAAGAAATTAACAAATGTTCAGCAGCCGGTATCAGTGAAATTGATTTTGCAATAAACGATCCTGCGAACATAAACGGAACAAAAGGTATCTTTATATTTACCCCGTCGGATTTTTGTCTTTTAAGCAACAGAATAAACAGTATAAAACACATGCTTAAAACAGAAGATAAAAAAATGGCAAAAAAGCATACTACGGGCCCGCAAAACAAGCCGCAGAAAATGCTGTAGTGTAAATCACCCATTCCCAGTTTCCCCTTTACGACCATTCTGACAATACAAAATATGAACAATAAAACAAATGCACCGGCGGATATTTGGACAATTGAATTCGGTTCAGTCAGCAGAACACACAGTACAAAAACAATTATTCCAGTATAATTTACACGCAGGGGAATATGCATGTATTTTATATCAGATAATGCCAGACAGAATGAAAAGAAAAAAAATACGGAATAAAAAATCAGATTATTCATAATGAATCATACCGTAACTGAACTGAAGAATCACTGATTTTGGATAAAAACTCCTTAAG
Proteins encoded in this window:
- a CDS encoding prepilin peptidase; this encodes MNNLIFYSVFFFFSFCLALSDIKYMHIPLRVNYTGIIVFVLCVLLTEPNSIVQISAGAFVLLFIFCIVRMVVKGKLGMGDLHYSIFCGLFCGPVVCFFAIFLSSVLSMCFILFILLLKRQKSDGVNIKIPFVPFMFAGSFIAKSISLIPAAEHLLISFTEGFRTY
- a CDS encoding type II secretion system F family protein, which encodes MFPLKICTFTERWVYKKKQIGTKRLLEFTEIMNQLIESGLSIRDALEVSAEIENTDKTEIKIAQKLLSMINSGKTFSDSVNELTYIFPEFYRGFVLIGDKIGSVEEIFPRLMLYLSESRKMQEKITGALLYPAFILTAASFGIAGLGIFVLPKLTLMFHELGEGTESIERGLFKIKAGIIFVLVVITVGILICKSLSFIAKYEPKVKEFIDRAKISLPVIGKIITDFESLNFSFAMETLTSANISIEHAIEQSMKVIKNSAYSGELKKANEKIKKGQSMAQSFSCQKYFPGYMQKWIEVGEKSANTEQVFSQIRKHFQNKINSLTQRFSSLVEPAVILLLGSIILAVVVTVILPVFNMYGNLL